The Ornithinimicrobium faecis genome includes a window with the following:
- a CDS encoding WhiB family transcriptional regulator, with the protein MTFLTSTDTESEEASWQERALCAQTDPEAFFPEKGGSTREAKKVCVGCEVRAECLEYALAHDERFGIWGGLSERERRKLKKRAV; encoded by the coding sequence ATGACATTTTTGACGAGCACCGACACCGAGTCGGAGGAAGCCTCGTGGCAGGAGCGCGCCCTGTGCGCACAGACTGACCCCGAGGCGTTCTTTCCTGAGAAGGGTGGCTCGACCCGCGAGGCCAAGAAGGTCTGCGTCGGCTGCGAGGTGCGCGCCGAGTGCCTGGAGTATGCCCTGGCACACGACGAGCGCTTCGGCATCTGGGGCGGTCTTTCTGAGCGGGAGCGACGCAAGTTGAAGAAGCGCGCCGTCTAA